TGTTTGGCTAATAATCCTCCACAGAGCATGCCAATGATGTTGAGAATATTCCAATAGCCATACTCTGCTGCTGAGAGTTTCAATATTTCTTCAGCTATTTGAGGACCTGCAGCAGAAAAACAATACGAAATTGCAGAGCAACAACCTACTACTAATGAAAAAATTACTAATTTAGCAGAAGTCAATGCAGCATAGTAATCACGGATAATGGCCAAGACGTGTATTGATTTGGGATGAGTTAAGGTTTCACTAAACACGCACGTTCCCCAGAGCATAATTACGCCATGTACCAGTAATATCCAAAAACATCCTTGCCAATTGAGGTATTCTGTAATTAATCCACCAAGTACCACAGCGATTCCGATGCCAAGAGCAAAAGACAATACAGAATAGGCCATAGCAGTTTTTCTTTGAGTTTCGGGTAACCATTCATTGATTAACATGAAGGTACAGGCAAGTCCGCTTGCCGCACCTAAAGCCGTTATTAGCCTTCCCCCGATTAGTAACCAATAACTTCCTTGTAATAAAGCGAACAAACAAATGAGAATGCCAACTAAATTAATCACCAGTCCTGTACGTAGGGCTTTTAAGCGTCCATAGCGATTCGCAAGAGGTGCATAGACCAATTGTCCTACTACATACCCAATTAAAAAAGCAGAAACTATCCATTCGATAATACCCGGACCTAGAGCATATTCAGATTGAATTTTTGGAAGAGCAGGGGTAATAATCGCTGCTGAAACTGAAGCGATGGAAATGTAGTTGAGCAACCAAAACAGATTAAATGAAGATGGTTTTCCAGGTGCGCTCATGATTGTCCTTAATGAAACTTAAAAATAAAGGGGTTCCATTGTAAGTTCTTCTTTACCTTAGTCAACATATTCTTTTACTGTGTGAACGCATTATGACCCATAGTTGAGATATTCCAGAATCTGATCGGAGCTTATTCTATAGGGGCTTTGCGAAATGTTCTCACGGTTTTGTTTGTAGCATTATCGATAATTTCACCGCGGATATCATCAAAGTGTCCATTAACTTGAATCAACATCCATGTGTACAGCTGATCAAGATCATCTCCTGTTTGGGTCGCAATCCTAGCTTCTTTACAGTAAACATTTGCAGTAAATTGCTTGCTCATTTTAAAGAATCCTTTGATCCAAACATATATATAAGTTTAGCTATTTTTGTCTGATTCACCACGTTATAAAGGTGGATATTCTACTATAATTTAAATAGGAGAGTTTTATATCAGGAGATTGTTATGGGTACCAATTTTTTAGCAGCAGTGCTAGGTTGGTATCTGGTAATTGTGAGCTTGCTTTTACTTGTACGACGTGAAATTGTAGTTACCGCGATGAGGGAATTAATGGGGCAACGAGCGGTCATGTTGGTTGTTGGCATAATAACATTAATAATTGGATTATTAATGGTTCTGAGTCATAACGTATGGGTATTAGGTTGGCCTGTTATTGTAACCGTCTTTGCGTGGTTAATACTGATTGGCGGCTTATTTAGGCTCTATTTTCCAGATACCGTATATAAAGTTTGGAATAAAATGATAACTAAGACGGAACTATTCATTATAAGTGGGGTAATTACATTACTCATCGGTCTATTCTTACTATACAAAGTGTATTTCGGTTGATGAAATGTATAAACTGGGGAGCATCCCCAGTTTTATTTTGTATGCCACTCATTAGAGGTATTAGCAATTCACTTAGTGCACGGCTATCAAAGAATTCACTAATAAATCAATGATGTGCTTGATTCTGATTCGGAAGTATACTCGCTATAAAAATCGCTCACGTCTTCAAAAAGCTCTTTTAATTCTTCTACATCATATATTCCTCTTTGAGCTTGTTTGTTTAACTCACTGTATGTTTCAATGAAATCTTCCATTTTGTTCTGTATTTGGGAGTCGCTCAAGTCGTCATTTTTTTTGATTTCGATAATAAAGTCATCGAATTTAGTTTTAATTTCTTCATACTCCTCTTTGCTTCCTAACAGTTTCACTTTGGGTTCTGATTTATTAAGGGATAGATACAATAAATAAAGTGCTAGAAAGCCAATGGGAACTAAAATAATCATCCCTAGATACATCCCTGTAAGATCGGTACGGGGTGAGTCATTTTGCACCTTACATACAGTCATATCTTGATCAGTACAGGCTGATGCAATCGCAGGTGGTTGTTCAATGGGAAGACGGCATGTTGGTGGTTCATAGCTCAAATGAGGAGAGCAATGGTCTATAGCTTGCTTGTTATTTGACTCAAAAAAGGAGGAGTGCAGTTTAGGCTGGTAATGAGGTTTTTGCTGCGCTCTGGGCTCGGGTATTAACTGTAGTTTTTCAGGTTCTTTAGGGGGCTGCAATCCTTTAATGGAGTATTGGAATGAAATCCAACGATGCATAGAATCCATTAATGCATTTAATTCCTGAGCTTGTCCAGCTAATGTTACGAAATCAGTATCTTTCAATTTAGGACCATTTAAATGAGCAATAACATAATTGACCTGTTGTTTTAATACTTGATTCGTTTTCGAAAGATCACTTGTTGTGGAGGGAAATTGTGCCAGAGTATCTTGATTTGTGATAAAGGTATTCAATTTTGATTGTTCAGAAGTTATCCATTTTTTAATTAAAGATAAATTTTGTTCCTCCTGAATCGCTTTATGATACGCATTGGTATTGGCGTGGATAATTGCTTCAATATGAACGGAAGATTCATCAATAAAGGAGTCAATTTGTTTCAGTAGTGAAGATAATTGTTCCTTAAATTGAAGAACGGTAAACACCTCACCTGCTTGCCCCAAAAGATCCATTGTCTGAGTAATGACTTTTTGAAACTGGTCGAGTTCATTTAAATCAGTTATGGCTTGAGCATAATTTTCTAATACATTATCTTGCATATTTACTAATTGAAAATCCGGGCAGTTTTTAAGTTGTTTCGCTGTCAACTGCAATGTAGAAATAGGACTGTCTACGACCGCAGTTGAACTTTTCCCGCATTCTTTTACTGCTTGAGTAGGATAGGCTTTTAAATCAGCAGGTTTATCGATTGCAAAGGTATAGGGATGAGGATTAACCTGATTTGCATTCAGAGCAAAGTGCAAAACGCGGTTACGTTCAGTGGATAGTTGTTCAATTGTTTTGGATACGTCACCTAGGCGATCTCTTAATAGTTGCGATTCAATCTTGTGGGCTAAAAGGGGATGAATTTCATCGTCAATTGTACTGCGAAAATTAGCTAAAAATAATCGATCTGAACCTACAAAAGGAGATATATTTTTTTCAATAGTACGTACATAACGAGTGACTAATTCTAATTGTTCGCTTGTTTGCTTGATATTGGGATTTTGACTTATTCCTTTCAGTATATGATTAAGATCCAATAAGAAAAAATTCATAGGCTGATTTAAATGATCTTGACGTAAGTTCTGATTTCTTAACAATAAATAATCACCAATTTTTTGCATTAGTTGATATAAGGCAGTCCATTGCAAACGTTGACTATCGATGGGTTGGACATGAAAATCATCCCGAGTTAAAGCATGACGTGTTTTGAATGCATTAGAGTAAAACCAAGAACGCTCATAAACGTTAATTAAAGCTTGGGAATCATCTGCAAACCAAGAACTGGGGTTGGCTAAATAATCCGGATGAATTCCTGAGTTGGCACGTGTTTTAAGAATCCATTCTCTTTGCGCTAATTCTTCCTCTGTATAACATGACTCCGAATGAAGCCAAAAACGAGAATGCTGGGGTTGGGGTTGATATGAGGTGTAATACTCCTTTTTTTCCTTTGCCATACTTCTCACTCCTTGAGATTCGAATAACCCGAGGGTTATTGTACGGTTGGTAACTAAATAGAATATTTTTGAGCCAATTAATTTGATAACACTCTTTAAGTGAATATGCAACAATAAGAATTGAGAATTGGAATGTGGTGCAACATTCTGTTTTTTGTTAAATTATATTTTTTAATTTGAATGAGTAGCTTATGCCTTCTTTTGATATTGTCTCTGAAACAAACATGGTTGAATTACGTAACGCTGTTGATAATGCTTTGCGTGAAATGGGGACTCGCTTCGATTTTCGCGGAGTGGACTCAAGCATAGAGCTTAAAGAACTCACGGTAACCTTACGCGCTGAATCAGACTTTCAAGTCAGACAATTAGAGGATTTATTCCGTAATCATTGCAGTAAACGCAATCTTGATGCTTCGGGAGTAGATATGGAAGATGAGCCCGTACACAGCGGAAAATTTTATTCTTTAAATATGACTTTCAAGCAAGGAATCGACCAGCCTACAGCTAAAGATATAGTGAAATGTATCAAAGATTCCAAAATTAAGGTGCAAGCATCAATTCAGGGAGACAAAATTCGGGTTTCAGGAAAAAAGCGAGATGAGCTGCAAGAAACCATTGCGCTCCTGAAGAAATCAAATATTAAATTGCCCTTGCAGTATGAGAATTTTCGAGATTAGTTTTAAATATTGTTTGGCAAGCTGCAATAGGAACTCCATGACATAAATTGTTGTTGGAGTTTCTTTTACTTACTGCGATTCTATTTTTTTGGTAAAAAATATACCCCGGACACAGAGTTTAAAAAATTGTTTCCTTTGCATAATGAAGATAGATACTAGAGGTCCAGTAAAGATCTTTTATTATTTGCAAGCAACTTCAACATCATCATTCCATCATGTACCATTTCATTATTAGATCGTAAATAACAGGTCATAATCCAGGACATCCATTTCGCCGCTGAAAAGTGGATATCGCTTTCTTTAATTGTCAAAGGCAAAGCATAAGCATCTCGAAACAGCTTTAATTCATGGTTATTTAATACATATTCCTCATTATCTTTTTTAAGGGTCCAACTGGTAATAGTATCAATAAAATCAATTTCAGCTCGCATGGTAGATAAATCTTCCCAATCAATAATGAAAAACTCATCCTTACGATTCCAAATAACATTCTTAGGTTTTATATCTGCATGGGCAATCACTAAGTTACTCTTATTATTAACATCCCAGAGGGCTTGAGCGGTCACTTCGTTGGATATTTGATCAAGAAAATTATTTAAAGCGTTATCTTGAAGAGGAGCAGCTAATTGCTTTACTAAACTTATTCCCTGATTGTTTAGAAAAAATTGCCAGGATTGGACAAGAAGATCAATTCTTATAGAAAAAAAACTAGTATCATAATGACTTAAGTCTGTTTGATGGACTAACCTTAATATTCGGGCAATATCCTGTTTCTGAGCTGGAGTAATAGCCGAGATATCCCGAGATTCTCCAGGGATATAATCCATAATATAAAACAGTATATTATCCATTTCCTGTACAAAGAAATTATTAAAACGGATTAAGTGGGGTGCAGGTATAATTTGAGTCAAATCATTAATACACCCCATTTGAAACTCCATAAAACGAAGAAATTTTTGGGTATTTAACTGATAAAGAGTTTCCAACTCCTTTTTATTAAATACTTTAATGGTTATTTCGCGCGTTCCCACTTTCGCAAAATATAAGGAGCTTTGTAGATTTTGCGAGATTTGGGTTAGTGAGGGGTTATCAAAGTCATTTTGTATTAAAAAATTGGTAATCGATGATACTGTTGAATCGTTCATAGAGATCCCTCCGCATTTTATTGCTGCTTCTGTTTCTTTTATTGGAAACATTTATAAAAAGCATAGTCTGCATAATTAAGCAAAGCTAAGTCGCTCGGGCTATCCCCATATGCATATAAAATATAACTATCCCTGGTGCTGTATCTTTTCTTAATTTTCCAGCTTATAATTTCCAAGACAGTACTCTTTTTTCATGCGACCAGTACATTAACTCTGTGCGCATCAACTGATCGAACTGATAATGATCAGCAAAATGTTTGAGATAAATGTCCCAAGCGCCACTCACAAGAATACAAGTATGTCCTAGTGGTTAATGAAAATCTAAGCGATGTTCTTTACGTAATTTCTTAATCAAGACTTGATTGAAGAAAATTAAAGCCTCTTCATTTAAGAAATCCATATCCTTTTCATTGAGAACAAACTGATCTAACTCCGTGTGCCAAGTCACACTATCCGCCTTAATTTGTGACTGAAATGCGGAATAAATTATACCTCGTAACATTCTAGACATAATCATGAAGAAACCTTACCGATTATCGTATGAAACGTGAGACATATTTTTCTAGTATAGTACTGTATAATTCATCAATTTGATTCGTGAGTAAGAATTGGAGCTAGCGTTATTTATTTCGTCTTAAAGTTTTATGAACGAACAGCGTGTTGGCGTCTCGCTCTATCATAAGATAGGGTGTATCTATCGATAGAGCATGAGCGTAGCGTGTACGAAAAAAGCTCTCTTGATTAGTTCATAATTTCATCAATTTTGGCAGAGATTCTTGCTGATAAATAAGGATCTTTTTTTGCCAGGCTTTGGGCAACCTTTAGTTGAGCTACCGCAGCTCTTTTTTGTCCTTCAAGTAGTAGGCATTGGGCTTGAGTAAAATAAGCATAATCTTTTTGATGTGATTGCGCTTGGGCTCGAGCTAACTCGCGACACAAAGGTAGATCATGTTTATATTTTCTACTTCCTTTAAGTAAAATACTGGTAGCTTTCTCATTTTGATTCGCAGCCAACAAACCTTGGGCATACGCCATAAGAGCGGCGTAATTATCAGGGTAATTTTTTTGTATTTCTTCTAATCGGGAGAGGGCTGCTTTATGTTGGGACATTCCTGTTTCAGCTTGTGCCATAGCAATTTGAAAATAGAGATTATTATTTTCTGTCAATAAAGGAGTTAAGACAGTGGCTGCTTTTGCATAATTGTTATTATTGATTAAAGTAAGGGCATGACCATATTGGCAGGCATAAGCAGGGGTTTTTTTGTTGCATTGATGCTCATAATAATCAAATAGCGTTTTAGGATCTTGAGCGACTGATGTGCGGATTAATTCTTTAACCAAAGGATATTCCGGAGAATCTACATGGTGTTTGTGTGAAGATTGCGCGATACGGTTTTCTGCTTCTGCTACCCTGTCTCCATCCAGAGGGTGAGTACGTAGAATAGCAGGTACGTTTGCCGTATAGTAATACCGCGAATTTTCCTGCATTTTTTTAAAAAAAGCCGCCATCCCTTGGGGGTTGTATCCTGCTTTAGTCAACATATCAATCCCAATCCTATCCGCCTCTTTTTCTTTGGATCGTGTAAAATTGATATTGTCTTGTGAGAATCCTGTTAAAGCACCCATCATTCCAGCCATTCCCACTGTGGGATTAATTACTCCTAGAGCAGCAGATGCCAATATGGATGCAAGCATCGGAACGCGCATTTGTTTTTGATGTTCGATCATCCTGTAGAGATGGTGCAACCGTACGTGTGCAATTTCATGGGCCATGACTCCCGCCAGCTCACTTTCAGTACTCGTTGTTAAAATAAGTTGCGAGTTAATACCTATATGTCCCCCTGGACCGGCAAACGCATTGATTTCATTCGATTTTACTATAAAAAAATCAGGTGTTTTAATATGCCCTGCATGCGCTAGGCTTTTTCCGATGCGATTAATATATTGGCTTGCTAATGGATTTCGCTCCACGCTTTCTGATTGATTAATTTGCTGTACGAATTCTTTTTCTAACTGTTCCAGTTCGCTGGTGGAGTAAGGAGACAGACCCTCGGCAAAAGAGGGTCGGACAAGAAAACTCGCTAACAGTATCCAAAAAATGTTTTTCTTAATGTTCAATTTAATCATTAGGCTACTCAAAAATTGAATAATTTGTTATCATTCACGCATCGTAACTACTCATCCTTTCTCGTAATCCCGCGGTTTGTCCTTGGGATCACGTCTATTTAGCGTTGAGCAGCTACCATGCATCATAGAAAGGTACTTAAATAATGCACAAAAAGTTTTTGCTCGCAGCACTTGAACAGGCCCGTATTGGACAAGGTCATTGCGCCCCCAATCCCTGTGTTGGCGCGGTTGCTGTGCAAAATGGAATTATTATAGCACAAGCAAGTCATGGAGGGGCAGGAACTCCGCATGCAGAACAATTATTGTTAACACAAATTCCTCCTCAAATGCCAGGGGTTTGTCTATATATTTCTCTTGAGCCATGTAATCATTGGGGAAGAACGCCACCTTGTGTCGATGCGATTATCAATCATGGAGTGGAAGAAGTTGTTTTTGCTTATTTGGATCCTAATCCAGTAGTTGCTAAAAATAATTCCTCAGAAAAATTAAGAGCCCATGGAATTAAGGTGACGCATTATCCTGTAGATGAAATTACTGAATTTTATAAAAGTTATTCCTACTGGACTGAAACTAAAAAGCCAAGAGTAACCGTGAAAATAGCACAAACACTAAACGGTAAAATTGGTCGTTCCGTAGGAGAGCGTGTAATTTTATCTAATGCTTTATGTGGGGAATTTACGCATAAAATGCGCGCTGCCGCAGATGTGATTCTCACTACTGCCCAAACAATCCGTAGGGATAATCCCAAAATGAACGTGCGTTTAGGCCAGGAAGAACAGGCAAAGCCTGTTGCAATTATCGATAGAGAGTTGAACCTGGACCAACAGTCTATAATTTTTTCAACCGCCGCTCATTGTCATGTGTATCATTGCAATGAACGAGAGGTTTCTTATCCTAACAGTACTTTGCATTTAATGCCCATGAAAAATGGAGTAATGGATTTAAATGTTATGATGAGCCATCTGGGGGAGCTTGGGTATCATGATGTTTGGGTAGAAGCCGGTGGTGCACTTTTTAGTGCGTTGCACCAACAAGGGTTAGTTCATCGAACTTATTTATATATTGTTCCAAGTATTTTGGAACACGATGCAATTTCAGCATACCAGCAGAGTGGGATATTTGACCGAGCGCATACTATTTCTTGGCATGCTATGGGCGACAATATGATAGCATGTCTGGATTGGCTGGAGGATTAAATGAACACTGGATCAAATGAGGTCGCGTTATGAAGTATTCATTAGCTACAATAGAACACGCAGTGGAAACACTCAAAGCCGGTAAAATGGTTATTTTAATGGATGATGAAGATAGGGAAAATGAAGGGGATTTGGTCGTGGCTGCGGAATATGCTACACCAGAGGCAATTAATTTTATGTCTCGCTATGGTTGTGGTTTGATCTGCTTGTCTATGGCTGATGAACTCATTGATAAATTGCAATTACCGATGATGGCGCAAAATAATAGGTCTCCTTATGGTACTGCATTTACGGTATCCATAGAGGCAGCAGAAGGTGTATCTACAGGTATTTCCGCTAAAGATAGGGCTCGGACAATTAAAGTTGCGATTTCTTCTGAGAGTGGTCCTGCGGATGTTATTTCTCCAGGCCATGTTTTTCCTTTGCGTGCCAAGAAAAAAGGCGTTTTAGAACGTCCTGGACAAACGGAAGGTAGTGTGGACTTGGCAAAACTTGCTGGTTTAACTCCTGCTGCTGTAATTTGTGAAATTATTAACGAAGATGGCACCATGAGTCGACGTGATGAATTGGTTACATTTTCCGAACAACATAATATTCCTCTGGTAACGATTAAAGATTTGATAGAATATCGAATTCGCCATGAAAGATTAGTCAATGCGGCAGCTTCAACACGTATTCCTTTGCAAGACAAAGGTGATTTTAATATGACTGTTTTTACAAATGAACTGGATGGTGCAGAACATTTCGCTTTGGTGAAGCCACCTATATTTGCTAATCGAGTACCTCTAGTACGTATTCACTCAGAATGTATTACAGGTGATATTTTGGGCTCGTGTAAATGCGATTGTGGCAAACAATTGGAGCAATCTTTGTCTCTAATTGCGGCTGAAGGGGGTGTTTTAATCTATTTACGCCAGGAAGGCCGTGGAATTGGTTTAGCAAACAAACTTAAAGCTTATGCCTTGCAGGAAGAAGGTTGGGATACCGTTGATGCGAATCATCAACTAGGTCTTCCTGCGGACAGCAGAAATTATGCCATTGCTTATCAAATACTTAAATATTTTGGTATTGATGCAATAAGATTATTAACTAATAATCCATCAAAAATTGCTGCGGTTGATCATTATGGGGTAAAGGTTATGGAGAGAGTGCCTTTAGAAATAGAACCTACTAAGGAAAGTCACCGATATTTAAAAACTAAGAAAGAGAAAATGGGGCATTTATTGGCTATTAGTTAGTTAGTTTCGATTCTTTTATGTTTGTATAGCCTTGTCGGGTAAAGCGAAGCGAAACCCGGAGAATTTGGAAGCGAAAATCCAAGGTTTCGCTTCAATCTCCCAGGCTATATGGAATCCGAACTCTATATTCTCTACTAAACAGTACTTAATTAGCAGGATACAAGGTCAATTATGACAAATTTTATTTTTATTACAGGTGGAGTAGTATCTTCCTTAGGAAAGGGTATTGCAGCTGCGTCGCTCGCGGCGGTTCTCGAAGCGCGTGGTCTTAAAGTAACACTGATTAAGCTTGATCCCTATATAAATGTTGATCCTGGAACGATGAGTCCATTCCAGCATGGCGAAGTTTTTGTGACCAATGATGGTGCTGAAACAGATCTCGATTTGGGCCATTATGAGCGTTTCGTAAATACCGTTATGACAAAACGTAATAATTTTACCTCAGGGAAAATTTATGAAAATGTCATTAAAAAAGAAAGAAGAGGGGATTATTTAGGGGGAACGGTTCAGGTAATCCCCCATATTACTAATGAGATCAAACGCTGCATTAAATTAGGTGCCGACGG
The DNA window shown above is from Legionella sp. PC997 and carries:
- a CDS encoding MFS transporter, which produces MSAPGKPSSFNLFWLLNYISIASVSAAIITPALPKIQSEYALGPGIIEWIVSAFLIGYVVGQLVYAPLANRYGRLKALRTGLVINLVGILICLFALLQGSYWLLIGGRLITALGAASGLACTFMLINEWLPETQRKTAMAYSVLSFALGIGIAVVLGGLITEYLNWQGCFWILLVHGVIMLWGTCVFSETLTHPKSIHVLAIIRDYYAALTSAKLVIFSLVVGCCSAISYCFSAAGPQIAEEILKLSAAEYGYWNILNIIGMLCGGLLAKQLLARFSANRLIAIGFLGVALGIFNLLMMWHIESQSSLWFFLITGSLYLFSSFLFSGGSFVASNALSDKASAAAMMSFVNMCFATLGVIVMGYLMVNPLLSFIIILGIIWLLVVGLLLIKALRINNTLLLSGDSD
- a CDS encoding YajQ family cyclic di-GMP-binding protein, which gives rise to MPSFDIVSETNMVELRNAVDNALREMGTRFDFRGVDSSIELKELTVTLRAESDFQVRQLEDLFRNHCSKRNLDASGVDMEDEPVHSGKFYSLNMTFKQGIDQPTAKDIVKCIKDSKIKVQASIQGDKIRVSGKKRDELQETIALLKKSNIKLPLQYENFRD
- a CDS encoding aminoglycoside phosphotransferase family protein, with amino-acid sequence MNDSTVSSITNFLIQNDFDNPSLTQISQNLQSSLYFAKVGTREITIKVFNKKELETLYQLNTQKFLRFMEFQMGCINDLTQIIPAPHLIRFNNFFVQEMDNILFYIMDYIPGESRDISAITPAQKQDIARILRLVHQTDLSHYDTSFFSIRIDLLVQSWQFFLNNQGISLVKQLAAPLQDNALNNFLDQISNEVTAQALWDVNNKSNLVIAHADIKPKNVIWNRKDEFFIIDWEDLSTMRAEIDFIDTITSWTLKKDNEEYVLNNHELKLFRDAYALPLTIKESDIHFSAAKWMSWIMTCYLRSNNEMVHDGMMMLKLLANNKRSLLDL
- a CDS encoding M48 family metalloprotease, translating into MIKLNIKKNIFWILLASFLVRPSFAEGLSPYSTSELEQLEKEFVQQINQSESVERNPLASQYINRIGKSLAHAGHIKTPDFFIVKSNEINAFAGPGGHIGINSQLILTTSTESELAGVMAHEIAHVRLHHLYRMIEHQKQMRVPMLASILASAALGVINPTVGMAGMMGALTGFSQDNINFTRSKEKEADRIGIDMLTKAGYNPQGMAAFFKKMQENSRYYYTANVPAILRTHPLDGDRVAEAENRIAQSSHKHHVDSPEYPLVKELIRTSVAQDPKTLFDYYEHQCNKKTPAYACQYGHALTLINNNNYAKAATVLTPLLTENNNLYFQIAMAQAETGMSQHKAALSRLEEIQKNYPDNYAALMAYAQGLLAANQNEKATSILLKGSRKYKHDLPLCRELARAQAQSHQKDYAYFTQAQCLLLEGQKRAAVAQLKVAQSLAKKDPYLSARISAKIDEIMN
- the ribD gene encoding bifunctional diaminohydroxyphosphoribosylaminopyrimidine deaminase/5-amino-6-(5-phosphoribosylamino)uracil reductase RibD, translated to MHKKFLLAALEQARIGQGHCAPNPCVGAVAVQNGIIIAQASHGGAGTPHAEQLLLTQIPPQMPGVCLYISLEPCNHWGRTPPCVDAIINHGVEEVVFAYLDPNPVVAKNNSSEKLRAHGIKVTHYPVDEITEFYKSYSYWTETKKPRVTVKIAQTLNGKIGRSVGERVILSNALCGEFTHKMRAAADVILTTAQTIRRDNPKMNVRLGQEEQAKPVAIIDRELNLDQQSIIFSTAAHCHVYHCNEREVSYPNSTLHLMPMKNGVMDLNVMMSHLGELGYHDVWVEAGGALFSALHQQGLVHRTYLYIVPSILEHDAISAYQQSGIFDRAHTISWHAMGDNMIACLDWLED
- the ribB gene encoding 3,4-dihydroxy-2-butanone-4-phosphate synthase, with the translated sequence MKYSLATIEHAVETLKAGKMVILMDDEDRENEGDLVVAAEYATPEAINFMSRYGCGLICLSMADELIDKLQLPMMAQNNRSPYGTAFTVSIEAAEGVSTGISAKDRARTIKVAISSESGPADVISPGHVFPLRAKKKGVLERPGQTEGSVDLAKLAGLTPAAVICEIINEDGTMSRRDELVTFSEQHNIPLVTIKDLIEYRIRHERLVNAAASTRIPLQDKGDFNMTVFTNELDGAEHFALVKPPIFANRVPLVRIHSECITGDILGSCKCDCGKQLEQSLSLIAAEGGVLIYLRQEGRGIGLANKLKAYALQEEGWDTVDANHQLGLPADSRNYAIAYQILKYFGIDAIRLLTNNPSKIAAVDHYGVKVMERVPLEIEPTKESHRYLKTKKEKMGHLLAIS